The following proteins are encoded in a genomic region of Xanthomonas citri pv. mangiferaeindicae:
- a CDS encoding dihydroneopterin aldolase — MDKVFIEGLEIEALIGIYDWERRIRQPLVFDVEMAFDNRVPAASDDIAHTLDYKAVSKRLIDYVGASEFGLVETLAERCAALVIDEFNVGWVRLKLSKPGAVRGARAVGVIIERSRQD, encoded by the coding sequence ATGGACAAAGTCTTCATCGAAGGCCTCGAGATCGAGGCGTTGATCGGCATCTACGACTGGGAGCGGCGCATCCGCCAGCCGCTGGTGTTCGATGTCGAAATGGCGTTCGACAACCGCGTGCCTGCAGCGAGCGACGACATCGCGCATACGCTCGACTACAAGGCCGTCAGCAAACGGCTGATCGACTATGTGGGGGCGTCGGAATTCGGCCTGGTCGAGACGCTGGCCGAGCGTTGCGCGGCGCTCGTGATCGATGAGTTCAATGTCGGTTGGGTACGATTGAAGCTCAGCAAGCCGGGTGCGGTGCGTGGTGCACGCGCGGTCGGCGTGATCATCGAACGCAGTCGCCAGGACTGA